AATATGTATTTTCACACTAGTGATCCAGCAAAAAATAAAATGGTTCGTTGGTTTAAACGCCAGCATTTGAGTTTGCAGATCCGTAATATTTTGCAAAAACCGTTGAGTAAAGCGGAGATCACAAAACTTTTTTTAATGTCTGATAACGGTACTGATGATTTATTGGCGCAGCGTGCTAAGGCAACCCAGGCATTAGCGTTAGGTGATGATTTAACTTTTAACGAAATGGTCGAGGTTGTCCAGGCACATCCACAGATTTTAAAAAATCCGATCGTGTTTGATGAACATAGTTTGATCACTGGCTTTAACTTGGAAAAAGTCGGCGTCTTCATTCCACAAAAGGAGCGCAAACGGGAGCGGTTATCTTTGTTTGGCCAACTTTATATGGCTGATTTGATCTAGTTTTTTATCGTTGGGAGTTAGGGTGTA
This is a stretch of genomic DNA from Loigolactobacillus coryniformis subsp. coryniformis KCTC 3167 = DSM 20001. It encodes these proteins:
- a CDS encoding ArsC/Spx/MgsR family protein; the encoded protein is MINMYFHTSDPAKNKMVRWFKRQHLSLQIRNILQKPLSKAEITKLFLMSDNGTDDLLAQRAKATQALALGDDLTFNEMVEVVQAHPQILKNPIVFDEHSLITGFNLEKVGVFIPQKERKRERLSLFGQLYMADLI